The Diabrotica virgifera virgifera chromosome 10, PGI_DIABVI_V3a genome has a window encoding:
- the LOC126878501 gene encoding uncharacterized protein LOC126878501: MSVESPSEEHLILVQFILKSYMPVWFKIKKKNLIKVVDPVIERNAFFAHPENLLLSMIVDERAHIRELGLRRIIKSRTVASNKKLVRTFKPPKLNFQANEYYEIIDWTTTAISPPPLLRRVSDEEMWAKISTANTPEEWNFHKFPCHTQAVECCVKLVTEASSKLVGAKNRDGFIRTTLLSRASMPSFSSKQDFKVPNI; this comes from the exons ATGAGCGTTGAAAGTCCCTCTGAAGAACATCTTATTTTGGTACAATTTATACTTAAATCTTACATGCCTGTATGGTTTAAGATAAAAAAAA AAAACTTGATAAAGGTGGTTGATCCAGTAATTGAAAGGAATGCGTTTTTCGCGCATCCAGAAAACTTGCTCCTCAGTATGATTGTTGATGAAAGGGCCCATATCAGAGAGTTGGGGCTTAGAAGAATCATAAAATCAAGGACCGTAGCTTCCAATAAAAAGCTAGTCCGAACTTTTAAACCCCCAAAACTCAACTTCCAGGCAAACGAATATTATGAAATTATTGATTGGACTACTACTGCTATTTCTCCACCACCGTTGTTGCGAAGAGTATCTGACGAAGAAATGTGGGCCAAAATTTCAACTGCCAACACACCAGAAGAATGGAATTTCCATAAATTTCCGTGTCACACGCAAGCGGTGGAGTGCTGTGTGAAATTGGTAACTGAAGCCTCCTCAAAACTCGTTGGTGCCAAGAACAGAGATGGATTCATAAGAACAACGCTGCTATCAAGAGCTTCAATGCCAAGTTTTTCAAGCAAGCAAGATTTTAAAGTTCCAAACATTTAA